In the Paenibacillus pabuli genome, one interval contains:
- the proS gene encoding proline--tRNA ligase: protein MSKENDKQFVTEITPQGEDFSRWYIDVIKKADLMDYSPVRGCIVFKPDGFEIWEHIKDELDRRFRETGHRNAYFPMFIPESFFQKEKEHVEGFNPELPWVTEAGGEKLEERLAIRPTSETIIGHMYSKWIQSYRDLPVLINQWANVVRWEKRTLPFLRTSEFLWQEGHTAHETEEEAREETMRMLEIYREVVEEYLAIPVITGQKTPSEKFAGAVDTYSIEAMMKDGRAVQAGTSHFMGTNFAKAFEIQYLSRENVLEHAYTTSWGVSTRLIGALIMVHGDDRGLALPPKVAPTQVVMIPIGPPKTRDAVVGRADELFAELKKAGIRVKMDDRSDVRPGWKFNEYEMRGVPVRLEIGPRDMENGVCVLVSRITGEKKVVEQANLVEEIQNMLTQVQSDMLERARTFMSDNFYSVDTLDEMKELMENKRGFTLAGWCGSEACEDKVREVTGATSRNIPFQPAEEKHTCLACGEKAKNTVVFARAY from the coding sequence ATGTCAAAGGAAAATGATAAACAATTCGTGACTGAAATCACACCACAGGGCGAGGATTTCTCCCGTTGGTACATTGATGTTATTAAAAAGGCCGATCTGATGGATTATTCCCCGGTTCGTGGATGTATCGTGTTCAAGCCGGACGGATTTGAGATCTGGGAACATATCAAGGATGAGCTTGACCGTCGCTTCCGTGAAACGGGCCACCGGAATGCTTACTTCCCGATGTTCATTCCAGAGAGCTTTTTCCAAAAAGAAAAAGAGCATGTTGAAGGATTTAATCCGGAATTGCCTTGGGTTACTGAAGCTGGCGGTGAAAAGCTGGAAGAACGTTTGGCGATTCGTCCGACTTCCGAAACGATCATTGGTCACATGTATTCCAAGTGGATTCAATCCTATCGTGATCTGCCTGTGCTGATCAATCAGTGGGCTAACGTTGTTCGTTGGGAGAAAAGAACATTGCCTTTCCTGCGTACCAGCGAATTCCTCTGGCAGGAAGGCCACACGGCTCATGAAACGGAAGAAGAAGCACGTGAAGAAACTATGCGCATGCTTGAGATCTATCGCGAAGTCGTGGAAGAGTATTTGGCAATCCCGGTCATCACTGGTCAAAAAACGCCTTCAGAGAAATTTGCAGGAGCGGTGGATACATATTCCATCGAAGCGATGATGAAAGATGGACGTGCCGTACAGGCCGGAACTTCTCACTTCATGGGTACTAACTTTGCAAAAGCATTTGAAATTCAGTATCTCAGCCGGGAAAATGTGCTTGAGCATGCGTATACGACATCGTGGGGCGTAAGTACACGCTTGATCGGTGCGCTGATCATGGTGCATGGTGATGATCGTGGTCTGGCACTTCCTCCAAAAGTGGCGCCAACCCAAGTCGTGATGATTCCAATTGGACCGCCAAAAACGCGTGATGCGGTTGTCGGTCGTGCGGACGAATTGTTTGCCGAACTGAAAAAAGCAGGCATTCGTGTTAAAATGGATGATCGCAGCGACGTTCGTCCAGGCTGGAAATTCAATGAATACGAGATGCGCGGAGTTCCAGTTCGTCTCGAGATTGGCCCTCGCGATATGGAGAATGGTGTATGTGTGCTCGTATCTCGGATCACTGGCGAGAAAAAAGTAGTAGAGCAGGCGAATCTGGTGGAAGAAATTCAGAATATGCTGACCCAGGTTCAATCTGATATGCTGGAACGTGCACGCACATTTATGTCGGACAACTTCTACTCAGTTGATACGCTTGATGAGATGAAGGAATTGATGGAAAACAAACGCGGCTTTACGCTTGCTGGCTGGTGCGGCTCTGAGGCTTGCGAAGATAAAGTAAGAGAAGTAACAGGTGCAACAAGCCGGAACATTCCGTTCCAGCCTGCGGAAGAAAAGCATACGTGCCTGGCTTGTGGTGAAAAGGCGAAGAACACGGTAGTGTTTGCAAGAGCCTACTAG
- the rseP gene encoding RIP metalloprotease RseP codes for METIQVVFLTVLMFFVIVTVHEWGHYYFAKRAGILVREFAIGFGPKLFSYKRNETQFTLRLLPFGGYARMAGEDPELVEIQEGQTIAVRPVDDQVKMIYLDQLDNRKNVIRGEVLSIDMENALKLQLDVDGEVQQYRIHPQAMLVSRGKQTQIAPKDRQFGSKTVGQRAMAIFAGPLMNFILAFVLFAVYAQMAGVPVENPKNLQIGEVLEGGAADQANLKEGDIIETINGTAIGIDSQKMVAMIAESKDKPMEWTLRRGEETFNITITPRTVEGQEGGKVGIVPTLPTRSVGFAETFKVSGIAMVDTTKVIFEGFKHLINQFNMDDIGGPVRTFEVTGQIAKQGIEQLTRWAAILSLYLGIFNLLPIPALDGSRLVFLGIEALRGRPVDPNREGMVHFIGFAMLFVLMLAVTYNDILRLING; via the coding sequence TTGGAAACCATACAAGTTGTATTTTTAACGGTGCTCATGTTCTTTGTCATCGTGACGGTTCATGAATGGGGGCATTATTATTTTGCCAAACGCGCCGGTATTCTTGTAAGGGAATTTGCGATCGGTTTTGGTCCCAAATTGTTCTCATATAAAAGAAACGAGACTCAGTTTACATTGCGTTTACTTCCATTTGGCGGATATGCACGTATGGCAGGGGAAGACCCCGAGCTTGTTGAAATCCAAGAGGGTCAAACCATTGCGGTTAGACCGGTGGATGATCAAGTCAAAATGATTTATTTGGACCAATTGGATAATCGTAAAAATGTAATACGTGGTGAAGTGCTCTCCATTGATATGGAGAATGCATTGAAATTGCAATTAGATGTCGATGGAGAAGTACAACAATACCGCATTCATCCACAGGCGATGCTCGTAAGTCGTGGTAAACAAACACAGATTGCACCGAAAGACCGGCAGTTTGGCAGCAAGACGGTTGGACAACGCGCGATGGCGATTTTTGCTGGACCATTGATGAACTTTATTCTGGCTTTTGTTTTGTTTGCAGTGTACGCACAAATGGCCGGAGTTCCAGTGGAAAATCCGAAAAATCTGCAAATCGGTGAAGTGCTTGAGGGCGGCGCTGCCGACCAGGCCAACCTGAAAGAAGGAGATATCATTGAGACCATCAATGGTACAGCTATAGGTATTGATTCACAAAAAATGGTGGCTATGATTGCTGAGTCGAAAGACAAGCCGATGGAATGGACGCTGCGTCGGGGAGAGGAAACGTTTAACATAACGATAACGCCCCGTACTGTAGAGGGACAAGAGGGCGGTAAGGTAGGAATTGTGCCTACACTGCCAACCCGATCTGTCGGATTTGCAGAAACGTTCAAAGTTTCGGGTATAGCCATGGTGGATACCACGAAAGTCATCTTTGAAGGTTTCAAACATCTGATTAATCAGTTTAACATGGACGACATTGGCGGGCCGGTACGTACATTTGAAGTAACAGGTCAAATTGCCAAACAGGGAATTGAACAGCTTACGAGATGGGCGGCTATTTTGAGTTTGTATCTTGGGATCTTCAACCTGTTGCCAATACCTGCATTGGACGGCAGCCGGTTGGTGTTCCTGGGGATTGAAGCGCTAAGAGGCCGGCCTGTTGATCCTAACCGAGAAGGTATGGTTCATTTTATAGGCTTTGCCATGCTGTTTGTACTGATGCTGGCTGTAACATATAATGATATACTACGTTTAATTAACGGATAA
- a CDS encoding 1-deoxy-D-xylulose-5-phosphate reductoisomerase — MKKIAILGSTGSIGTQTLDVVDMHPELFQVEGLAAGGNTELLIEQAKRYRPKKVSVGTKELAETVAPHLPAGTQLFYGKEGLVEVAAGTDADTVVTAVMGSVGLESTLAAIDAGKQIGLANKETLVTAGHIVTARAAEKGVSLLPIDSEHSAIFQCLNGENRSRVSGITLTASGGSFRDFTREQLQDVTVEDALKHPNWSMGSKITIDSATMVNKGLEVIEAHWLFGLTYDQIDVLLHPESIIHSYVEFEDTSIIAQLGNPDMRVPIQYALTYPDRLPSPAQRLSLAQAGKLQFREMDMERFPCLRLAYQCGKMGGTATTAFNAANEVAVARFLRKEISFLKIEDIIASVLDAHHNVDNPDLEQIARCDQESRRLAFSL, encoded by the coding sequence ATGAAGAAAATAGCAATTCTCGGATCCACCGGTTCAATTGGAACTCAAACATTGGATGTCGTTGACATGCATCCTGAGCTTTTTCAGGTGGAGGGACTGGCTGCCGGAGGAAATACTGAGCTTTTAATTGAGCAAGCCAAACGTTATCGGCCTAAAAAGGTGTCGGTGGGTACCAAAGAACTCGCTGAGACGGTTGCTCCGCACCTGCCTGCGGGAACGCAGCTCTTTTATGGAAAAGAGGGCTTGGTAGAAGTAGCAGCCGGGACAGACGCGGACACTGTGGTTACAGCTGTCATGGGGAGCGTAGGGCTTGAATCAACGCTGGCTGCCATTGATGCAGGCAAACAAATAGGACTTGCCAATAAGGAAACGTTGGTGACGGCAGGACATATTGTTACTGCGAGAGCTGCAGAAAAAGGAGTTTCTCTGTTACCGATTGATAGCGAGCACTCTGCCATATTTCAATGTTTGAACGGAGAAAACCGCAGCCGTGTATCCGGAATTACACTTACGGCCTCGGGGGGTTCTTTCCGTGATTTCACACGTGAACAACTGCAGGATGTTACTGTTGAAGATGCTCTGAAGCATCCCAATTGGTCGATGGGCTCCAAAATTACAATCGATTCGGCGACAATGGTGAATAAAGGCCTGGAAGTTATTGAGGCTCATTGGCTGTTCGGTTTGACGTATGATCAGATTGACGTGCTGCTTCACCCAGAGAGCATCATACATTCCTATGTTGAATTTGAAGATACGAGCATCATTGCTCAGCTTGGTAATCCGGACATGCGTGTTCCGATTCAGTATGCGTTAACTTATCCGGATCGGCTGCCTTCACCAGCACAGCGATTGTCTTTGGCACAAGCAGGCAAGCTGCAATTCCGTGAGATGGATATGGAACGGTTCCCTTGTTTAAGACTGGCTTATCAGTGTGGTAAAATGGGAGGGACTGCAACGACGGCATTTAATGCCGCGAATGAGGTTGCTGTAGCACGCTTCTTGCGCAAAGAGATTTCGTTCCTTAAAATAGAGGATATTATTGCTTCCGTGCTGGATGCACACCACAATGTGGACAATCCTGATCTCGAACAAATTGCACGATGTGACCAGGAAAGTCGTAGACTTGCTTTTAGTCTGTGA
- a CDS encoding phosphatidate cytidylyltransferase → MKQRLTTGIVAGVLFLGFCMLGGPWYHGLVLLMALIGYYEFVKMTGVQPFSGVALVGYAGVFALVFPWEMVWEGRPLTLFQISWLVMLVLMTASVISKNKIPVNTIAMLFLGVLYIGIGFYYIAESRHLHHGLFWTFLLLGSIWASDAGAYFVGKLMGKNKLWPSISPNKTVEGALGGIVIAVVTSVVFSMLSDGLLSWQRAIWIGVACAVVGQMGDLIQSAYKRVYNIKDSGSLLPGHGGILDRCDSWIVVFPFVHILMLLPY, encoded by the coding sequence TTGAAACAGCGATTAACGACAGGGATAGTAGCAGGTGTGTTGTTTTTGGGTTTTTGCATGCTGGGCGGACCTTGGTATCATGGCCTGGTACTGCTTATGGCTCTCATCGGTTATTATGAATTTGTGAAAATGACGGGGGTACAGCCTTTTTCAGGTGTAGCCCTAGTTGGGTATGCAGGTGTTTTTGCACTTGTCTTTCCTTGGGAAATGGTATGGGAGGGCAGGCCGCTAACGTTGTTCCAGATCAGTTGGCTGGTTATGCTCGTTTTAATGACGGCCTCGGTAATCAGCAAGAACAAGATTCCTGTGAATACGATAGCCATGCTCTTTTTGGGTGTGCTGTATATAGGCATCGGATTTTATTATATTGCTGAGTCCAGACATCTGCATCACGGGCTCTTTTGGACATTCCTATTATTAGGCTCCATCTGGGCCAGTGATGCAGGTGCCTATTTTGTTGGGAAGCTTATGGGTAAAAACAAACTATGGCCTTCGATAAGTCCTAACAAAACGGTGGAGGGTGCGTTGGGCGGCATTGTGATAGCCGTTGTAACATCTGTCGTGTTTTCCATGTTGTCGGACGGCCTGTTATCTTGGCAGAGAGCAATATGGATTGGGGTCGCATGTGCTGTAGTCGGCCAAATGGGTGATCTAATCCAATCCGCTTACAAACGTGTGTACAATATCAAGGATTCCGGCAGCCTTCTTCCGGGGCATGGGGGTATTCTGGATCGGTGCGACAGCTGGATTGTTGTGTTTCCATTTGTACATATACTAATGCTTCTGCCCTACTAA
- a CDS encoding isoprenyl transferase — MIKRVRSWWNGAEKQETLTISEDNIPQHVAIIMDGNGRWAKRLGLPRIAGHQNGMKAVKRATIAADELGIKYLTMYAFSTENWTRPKEEVDFLMRLPQEFLAIELDELIEKNVRIRMMGQEEKLPSHTVNALREAIRLTEHNTGLVLNFAMNYGSRREMTDCVKQIALQVQSGELSAEDITPELIDKHMLTVDMPDPDLLIRTSGELRLSNFMLWQLAYSELWFTDIYWPEFGKQHLHEAVAEYQRRTRRYGGLK; from the coding sequence ATGATCAAACGGGTTCGGTCGTGGTGGAATGGGGCTGAAAAGCAGGAAACGCTGACTATATCCGAGGATAATATCCCGCAGCACGTTGCCATTATTATGGACGGGAATGGACGATGGGCCAAACGTCTGGGTCTGCCACGCATAGCTGGGCATCAGAATGGCATGAAGGCAGTTAAACGTGCAACCATCGCGGCGGATGAACTGGGCATCAAATATCTGACGATGTATGCTTTTTCGACAGAAAACTGGACACGTCCAAAAGAAGAAGTGGATTTTCTGATGAGACTTCCACAAGAATTTCTGGCGATCGAGTTAGATGAACTTATAGAAAAGAATGTCCGCATACGCATGATGGGGCAGGAAGAGAAGTTACCTTCACATACCGTTAATGCCTTACGTGAAGCGATTCGTCTTACGGAACACAATACGGGGCTTGTATTGAACTTTGCAATGAATTATGGAAGTCGTAGAGAAATGACGGACTGTGTGAAGCAGATTGCGTTGCAGGTCCAGTCGGGGGAACTCTCGGCAGAAGACATTACACCTGAGCTCATAGACAAACATATGTTGACTGTGGATATGCCAGATCCGGATCTGTTAATCCGGACGAGTGGAGAATTAAGGCTCAGTAATTTTATGCTTTGGCAGCTTGCGTATAGCGAGTTATGGTTTACGGATATATACTGGCCCGAATTTGGCAAACAGCACTTGCATGAAGCAGTAGCCGAATATCAGCGCAGAACAAGGCGTTACGGCGGTTTGAAATAG
- the frr gene encoding ribosome recycling factor, translating to MPQAVKKHAEERMDKAIQALRRDLATLRAGRATPALLDRVQVEYYGAMTPLNQLANISTPDSRTLMIQPWDKSSMGEIERAIMKSDLGLTPANDGNMIRLSIPPLTEERRTELVKLTKKFGEEGKVAIRNIRRDANDDIKKMEKSEISEDESRRHQDDIQKSTDKFIAEVDKVLAAKEKEIMEV from the coding sequence ATGCCACAAGCGGTTAAAAAACATGCCGAAGAACGTATGGATAAAGCAATTCAAGCGTTACGTCGTGATCTTGCCACTTTGCGTGCAGGACGTGCAACTCCGGCTCTTCTGGACCGGGTTCAGGTAGAGTACTACGGAGCAATGACACCACTTAATCAACTCGCGAATATTAGCACACCGGATTCCCGCACACTGATGATTCAGCCATGGGACAAATCTTCTATGGGCGAAATCGAACGTGCGATCATGAAATCGGATCTGGGATTAACGCCAGCCAACGATGGTAACATGATTCGTTTGTCCATTCCGCCACTTACGGAGGAACGCAGAACAGAACTCGTGAAACTGACGAAAAAGTTCGGCGAAGAAGGCAAAGTGGCGATTCGTAACATTCGTCGTGATGCGAATGATGATATCAAAAAAATGGAGAAGTCAGAGATTTCCGAGGACGAATCCCGGAGACATCAGGACGATATCCAAAAATCGACCGATAAGTTTATTGCTGAAGTCGATAAGGTACTCGCTGCCAAAGAAAAAGAAATTATGGAAGTGTAA
- the pyrH gene encoding UMP kinase produces the protein MEQPVFKRVVLKVSGESLSGQNGYGIDAETISSIAQQVKEVVELGVQVAIVCGGGNIWRGIAGSENGIDRATADYMGMLATVMNSLALQDALEQIEVPTRVQTSIAMQQIAEPYIRRRAIRHLEKGRVVIFAAGTGNPFFSTDTTAALRAAEIEAEVILMAKNKVDGVYSADPFKDSTAEKYEQLTYLDVLNKNLGVMDSTASSLCMDNNIPLIVFAITEQGNIKRVVLGERIGTIVKGSVD, from the coding sequence TTGGAACAGCCAGTATTCAAACGCGTTGTCTTAAAGGTTAGTGGGGAGTCCCTTTCCGGTCAAAACGGCTATGGTATTGATGCAGAGACGATCTCGTCGATTGCTCAGCAGGTAAAAGAAGTTGTTGAACTTGGTGTGCAGGTTGCCATTGTATGTGGTGGCGGAAACATCTGGCGTGGAATCGCCGGTAGCGAAAACGGCATCGATCGAGCAACGGCCGATTATATGGGAATGCTAGCTACAGTAATGAACTCGCTAGCACTGCAAGATGCATTGGAACAGATTGAAGTGCCTACACGTGTACAGACTTCAATTGCCATGCAGCAAATTGCAGAGCCGTATATTCGTCGCAGAGCTATTCGTCATCTGGAGAAAGGCCGTGTCGTTATTTTTGCAGCAGGTACAGGTAACCCGTTCTTCTCCACGGATACAACAGCAGCACTGCGCGCAGCGGAGATCGAAGCAGAAGTCATCTTGATGGCTAAAAACAAAGTTGATGGCGTATACTCGGCAGATCCGTTCAAGGACAGTACGGCTGAGAAATATGAACAATTGACTTACCTCGATGTACTTAACAAAAATCTTGGTGTAATGGATTCGACGGCGTCCTCACTGTGTATGGACAACAACATTCCGTTGATCGTATTTGCCATTACAGAACAAGGTAACATCAAACGTGTAGTTCTTGGTGAACGCATCGGAACAATCGTTAAAGGGAGTGTAGATTAA
- the tsf gene encoding translation elongation factor Ts, with translation MAVNASAVKELREKTGAGMLDCKKALEEANGDITKAAEILREKGLSAAANKAGRAATEGTVESYIHAGGRIGVLVEVNCETDFVGKTDQFKDFVKDIAMQIAAASPKFVTREEVPAEELEKEKEILKAQALNEGKPEKIVEKMVEGRIGKYYEEYCLMEQTFVKDPDKTISQLLNEKISQIGENISIRRFVRYELGEGLEKKVDNFVEEVMSQVNK, from the coding sequence ATGGCAGTTAACGCGAGTGCAGTAAAAGAACTTCGTGAAAAAACGGGCGCAGGTATGCTCGATTGCAAAAAAGCACTGGAAGAAGCAAATGGTGATATCACAAAAGCGGCTGAAATTCTGCGTGAAAAAGGTCTTTCCGCAGCTGCAAACAAAGCAGGACGTGCAGCTACTGAAGGTACTGTAGAATCTTATATCCACGCTGGTGGCCGTATCGGTGTCCTGGTAGAAGTTAACTGCGAAACTGACTTCGTAGGTAAAACAGACCAGTTCAAAGATTTCGTTAAAGACATCGCTATGCAAATCGCTGCAGCTAGCCCGAAATTCGTGACTCGTGAAGAAGTTCCTGCAGAAGAGCTGGAAAAAGAAAAAGAAATTTTGAAAGCTCAAGCTCTGAACGAAGGCAAACCAGAAAAAATCGTTGAAAAAATGGTTGAAGGCCGTATCGGTAAATACTACGAAGAGTACTGCCTGATGGAACAAACCTTCGTTAAAGATCCAGACAAAACAATCTCCCAATTGCTGAACGAAAAAATCAGCCAAATCGGTGAGAACATCTCTATCCGTCGTTTCGTTCGTTACGAACTGGGTGAAGGTTTGGAGAAAAAAGTGGATAACTTCGTAGAAGAAGTTATGTCCCAAGTGAACAAATAA
- the rpsB gene encoding 30S ribosomal protein S2, whose protein sequence is MAVISMKQLLEAGVHFGHQTRRWNPKMDRYIFTERNGIYIIDLQKTVKKVEEAYNFVKGIAGENGTILFVGTKKQAQDSVKEEAERAGQFYINQRWLGGTLTNFQTIQKRIDRLKQLEAWEEDGTFAVLPKKEVILLRKEKDRLEKFLGGIKNMKGLPSALFIIDPRKERIAVAEARKLGIPIVGIVDTNCDPDEIDYVIPGNDDAIRAVKLLTGKMADAVIEANQGEETSA, encoded by the coding sequence ATGGCAGTAATCTCCATGAAGCAGCTTCTCGAAGCTGGGGTACACTTCGGTCACCAAACTCGTCGTTGGAACCCAAAAATGGATCGTTATATCTTCACTGAAAGAAACGGAATTTACATCATCGATTTGCAAAAAACGGTGAAAAAAGTCGAAGAGGCTTACAACTTCGTTAAAGGAATCGCAGGAGAGAATGGTACAATTCTTTTCGTGGGTACTAAGAAACAAGCTCAAGATTCCGTTAAAGAAGAAGCTGAACGCGCTGGTCAATTCTACATTAACCAACGTTGGCTCGGCGGTACTCTGACTAACTTCCAAACCATTCAAAAACGTATTGATCGTTTGAAACAACTGGAAGCTTGGGAAGAAGACGGTACATTCGCTGTATTGCCTAAAAAAGAAGTTATCTTGCTTCGCAAAGAAAAAGATCGTCTGGAGAAATTCCTCGGCGGTATTAAAAATATGAAAGGCCTGCCAAGCGCCCTGTTCATCATCGATCCACGCAAAGAGCGTATCGCTGTTGCTGAAGCTCGCAAATTGGGTATCCCAATTGTAGGTATCGTTGATACTAACTGCGATCCGGACGAAATCGATTATGTTATCCCAGGTAACGACGACGCAATCCGCGCTGTTAAGCTGTTGACAGGTAAAATGGCTGATGCCGTAATCGAAGCTAACCAAGGCGAAGAAACTTCCGCTTAA
- a CDS encoding peptidase translates to MDKRSLWIGIGTGMIVGAVLLQLATVGQNALSDSSLETEPATANMTKEELESAAKSMDLKLVGTEDELYTEAEWVEKKKQESSEMQGETAAAPEKAEDTSDPEAPKQPQQPASSGNESPNNVSEPKATEPSSPNTPQKAAVTFRVRSGNSLAIVAGNLEKAGIVDDAQAFIKAGKAERINTKIQVGTYALEKGESFESIIAKITKEPSS, encoded by the coding sequence ATGGACAAGCGCTCCCTATGGATCGGAATTGGAACGGGCATGATCGTTGGAGCAGTGCTGCTTCAGCTTGCCACAGTGGGGCAAAACGCTCTATCCGACAGCAGTTTGGAAACGGAGCCGGCTACAGCCAATATGACCAAGGAAGAATTGGAGTCGGCTGCCAAAAGTATGGATTTGAAGCTTGTAGGTACAGAGGACGAACTGTATACGGAAGCCGAATGGGTGGAAAAGAAGAAGCAGGAGAGCAGTGAAATGCAAGGGGAGACGGCTGCTGCTCCGGAGAAGGCAGAGGATACAAGTGATCCGGAAGCGCCCAAGCAGCCTCAGCAACCAGCTTCAAGCGGCAATGAGAGTCCGAATAATGTGAGCGAACCAAAAGCAACAGAGCCATCGTCACCGAATACGCCTCAAAAGGCAGCGGTCACTTTTCGAGTACGCTCCGGAAACAGTTTGGCGATTGTCGCCGGAAATCTTGAAAAGGCTGGCATAGTAGATGATGCCCAAGCCTTTATTAAGGCAGGAAAGGCAGAGCGAATCAACACCAAAATTCAGGTAGGTACCTACGCACTTGAAAAAGGGGAAAGCTTCGAATCTATTATCGCGAAAATTACAAAAGAACCGTCAAGCTGA
- a CDS encoding DUF342 domain-containing protein produces MTQRIALEQCLSVVLSEDKSTAYLEFSKQEEGFACTLDELEQFIAGQGIKYGVLREALLVFVNQPEAYINTQLKIAEGIAAVPGTDGYIKVLVGMDDASERRPLEAEDGKVDYKEVTRLNNVRSGQIIAERIPPVDGTVGQAVTGEEIPFRPGKDARFKVGKNVVINPDGSAMYAALDGLVTKTEGNKLNVFPVYEINGDVDYNIGNIDFVGTVVIRGNVLTGFKIKAAGDIRVVGGVEGAELEAGGSVEITGGIIGYNKGHVQAGHNVKCTFIQEGNVDAGEDVLVSQSIMHSNIRAGRGVICAGTKGLIVGGSIQAGENVSARIVGNSMSTVTSIEVGVLPKLRNELSELRKGLKEQMDSLDKTKKALVLLDQLAAAGQLSPDKMAMRVKLTATQKSALRLNEETKLRIFEIEKVLEDTSRARVDILKMIYGGSKIVIGRYTKFIKDPVSRISFYYHDGDITMTPYV; encoded by the coding sequence TTGACACAGCGAATTGCTTTGGAACAATGCCTTAGCGTTGTTTTATCGGAAGATAAAAGTACGGCCTACCTTGAGTTTTCCAAGCAGGAAGAAGGTTTCGCCTGCACGCTGGATGAACTGGAACAATTTATTGCGGGTCAGGGCATTAAGTATGGTGTGCTGCGTGAAGCACTGCTCGTGTTTGTGAATCAACCTGAAGCATATATAAATACGCAGTTGAAGATTGCCGAAGGCATCGCCGCTGTTCCTGGAACGGACGGATACATCAAAGTACTGGTTGGTATGGATGATGCCAGTGAGCGTCGACCTCTGGAAGCGGAAGATGGCAAGGTGGACTACAAAGAAGTAACTCGGTTAAACAATGTAAGATCAGGTCAAATCATTGCCGAGCGCATTCCTCCCGTGGATGGTACAGTAGGCCAAGCCGTTACAGGCGAGGAAATTCCTTTTCGTCCAGGGAAGGACGCACGATTCAAAGTGGGGAAGAATGTAGTTATTAATCCGGATGGATCTGCAATGTATGCCGCTTTGGATGGACTCGTGACCAAAACGGAAGGAAATAAACTGAATGTATTCCCCGTATATGAAATAAATGGCGACGTAGACTACAATATCGGCAATATCGATTTTGTAGGCACGGTGGTCATACGCGGCAATGTACTGACTGGTTTTAAAATAAAAGCAGCGGGTGACATTCGCGTTGTCGGCGGAGTTGAAGGCGCAGAGCTTGAAGCAGGTGGCTCTGTCGAAATCACCGGTGGTATTATCGGATATAACAAAGGGCATGTTCAGGCAGGTCATAATGTCAAATGCACCTTCATTCAGGAAGGTAATGTAGATGCAGGTGAAGATGTACTCGTCTCCCAAAGTATTATGCATTCCAATATTCGTGCAGGCAGGGGCGTGATCTGTGCAGGCACCAAAGGCCTTATTGTTGGTGGTTCCATTCAAGCCGGTGAAAATGTCTCAGCACGTATTGTGGGTAACAGCATGTCGACAGTAACTTCGATTGAAGTTGGTGTTCTTCCCAAGCTCCGTAACGAACTGAGTGAATTGCGTAAAGGGCTCAAGGAACAGATGGATTCCTTGGACAAAACGAAAAAGGCATTGGTATTGCTGGATCAATTAGCGGCTGCCGGACAACTGAGTCCAGACAAAATGGCAATGCGAGTTAAGCTTACAGCTACACAGAAGTCGGCACTTCGTCTTAACGAGGAAACCAAATTACGTATATTCGAGATTGAAAAAGTATTGGAAGATACGAGCAGAGCCCGAGTGGATATTCTCAAGATGATTTATGGAGGCTCTAAGATAGTTATCGGCAGATACACCAAATTTATTAAAGATCCTGTGAGCAGAATTTCATTTTATTATCATGATGGGGATATTACGATGACTCCATACGTTTAA